In one window of Rhodospirillales bacterium DNA:
- the moaA gene encoding GTP 3',8-cyclase MoaA: MPNGLTMPGVAPVVDPYGRDITYLRVSVTDRCDFRCVYCMAEDMTFLPKKDVLSLDEIRRLCGVFVSLGVRKLRLTGGEPLVRKNVMQLFNELGAMLGGGGLEELTLTTNGSQLRRHAGALHAAGVRRVNVSLDTLDPDRFGEITRWGRLDRVLDGIEAATEAGLHVKINTVALKGVNEDEIPAMLEWCHHRGFDFTLIETMPMGDITGDRTDQYLPLSMVRARLRDIYGLEEIDYRTGGPARYFRAVRTGGRVGFITPMTHNFCESCNRVRLTCTGTLYMCLGQEDSADLREVLRATDDDDVLRAAVTEAIGRKPRGHDFVISRRERTPSVSRHMSVTGG, encoded by the coding sequence ATGCCCAATGGTCTCACCATGCCCGGGGTCGCCCCCGTGGTTGACCCGTACGGTCGCGATATCACCTACCTCCGGGTATCGGTGACGGATCGTTGCGACTTTCGCTGCGTGTACTGCATGGCGGAAGACATGACGTTCCTCCCGAAGAAGGACGTGCTGTCGCTCGACGAAATCCGGCGACTGTGCGGCGTCTTCGTGTCGCTCGGCGTGCGCAAGCTGCGCCTGACCGGTGGCGAACCGCTCGTGCGGAAGAACGTGATGCAGCTCTTCAACGAGCTGGGCGCAATGCTGGGCGGTGGCGGTCTCGAAGAGCTTACGCTCACCACGAACGGGTCCCAGCTCCGGCGCCATGCCGGGGCCCTCCACGCCGCCGGGGTTCGCCGGGTGAATGTCTCCCTGGACACCCTTGACCCCGACCGGTTCGGCGAGATTACCCGGTGGGGCCGTCTCGACCGGGTTCTCGACGGAATCGAGGCAGCCACGGAAGCGGGCCTGCACGTCAAGATCAACACCGTGGCGCTGAAGGGCGTCAACGAGGACGAAATCCCGGCGATGCTGGAGTGGTGCCACCACCGGGGGTTCGACTTTACGCTGATCGAGACGATGCCCATGGGCGATATCACCGGCGACCGGACCGACCAGTACCTGCCGCTGTCGATGGTGCGGGCTCGGTTGCGAGACATCTATGGCCTTGAAGAGATCGACTACCGGACCGGGGGACCGGCCCGTTATTTCCGGGCCGTGCGGACCGGGGGGCGGGTTGGCTTCATCACCCCGATGACCCACAATTTCTGCGAATCGTGCAACCGCGTTCGCCTGACGTGCACCGGGACGCTCTACATGTGCCTCGGTCAGGAAGACAGCGCCGATCTCCGTGAGGTCCTTCGCGCTACCGACGACGACGACGTGCTGCGCGCCGCCGTCACCGAGGCGATCGGCCGCAAGCCGCGGGGCCACGACTTCGTCATCAGCCGTCGCGAGCGCACCCCCTCCGTATCCCGTCACATGAGCGTAACCGGCGGCTAG
- a CDS encoding NAD kinase — MSVPIAFVAASTDDAQSALRTLSRRYDHVPPAEASVVVVLGGDGMMLNALSQWGPMGKRIYGMNRGTVGFLMNRYREEGLGARLDAAQPAVVHPLRMDAVTAAGVRHTGLAINEVSLLRQTRMTARIRILVDDRERLAALSCDGVLVSTPAGSTAYNLSAQGPILPLGTPLLALTPICPFRPRRWRGALLPEPAKVTFDVLESEKRPVSATASELEVRHVRQVTVTADRSTELTLLFDPEHHLEERILAEQFIP; from the coding sequence ATGTCCGTTCCCATCGCGTTTGTCGCGGCCTCGACCGACGACGCCCAGTCGGCTTTGCGCACGCTGAGCCGCCGATACGACCATGTACCTCCGGCCGAAGCGAGTGTAGTCGTTGTCTTGGGCGGCGACGGAATGATGCTGAACGCACTGTCGCAATGGGGCCCCATGGGCAAACGGATCTACGGCATGAACAGGGGGACGGTCGGCTTCCTGATGAATCGCTACCGCGAGGAGGGTCTGGGCGCCCGCCTGGACGCGGCCCAGCCCGCCGTCGTCCATCCGCTACGCATGGATGCAGTCACCGCCGCCGGGGTGCGGCACACGGGCCTCGCGATCAACGAAGTCTCCCTGCTCCGACAGACCCGGATGACGGCCCGCATCCGGATACTGGTGGATGATCGCGAACGCCTTGCGGCCCTTTCCTGCGACGGCGTACTGGTGTCCACGCCAGCAGGCAGCACGGCCTACAACCTGTCGGCCCAAGGTCCGATTCTGCCGCTCGGGACGCCGCTCCTCGCGCTCACGCCGATTTGTCCGTTCCGGCCACGACGCTGGCGCGGAGCGCTGCTTCCCGAGCCGGCCAAGGTCACTTTTGACGTCTTGGAGTCGGAGAAGCGCCCCGTCAGCGCAACGGCGAGCGAGCTGGAGGTGCGGCATGTCCGCCAGGTCACCGTGACGGCTGACAGGTCGACTGAACTGACTCTTCTGTTTGACCCCGAGCATCACCTCGAGGAGCGGATACTCGCCGAACAGTTTATCCCCTGA
- a CDS encoding carboxylate-amine ligase, producing the protein MSTGSEITLGIEEEFFLVDRETLDLVVDPDPRLLKAFSELDGMCRAVPELLRSQIELNSLVCHSVAEAREAIVAIRRSVLDLTDQYGIGLMASSTHPFAAWETQAVTPRDRYREFAVMYQSVIRQLLASGMHVHAGFGTPDERVQVMTAMRSYLPLFLTLSGSSPFSGGHVTGFKSSRMNLMAALPRSGLPPVLSSWADYDRIVDNYRRLDFVRDGSEIWWDLRPSVKFPTLELRIADVCPDIDDGMSIVALYTCLVRHLLDAVRTGPLPVDPPPEIIQQNRWLAQRYGVVAFLADFESGTRVDLVDYVDELLDMLSADAAALDCQKEVAHVRNIIREGSSADRQLDHFRLCRLEGAGVEEALRSVAQLIVSETRRGAEAELES; encoded by the coding sequence GTGAGCACTGGCTCCGAGATCACGCTCGGTATCGAGGAGGAGTTCTTTCTCGTTGACCGCGAGACGCTTGACTTGGTGGTGGATCCGGATCCCCGCCTGCTCAAGGCTTTCTCCGAGCTCGACGGCATGTGTCGGGCGGTGCCGGAGCTCCTGCGCTCCCAGATCGAGCTGAATTCGCTGGTATGCCATTCCGTTGCGGAGGCCCGGGAGGCCATCGTGGCGATCCGGCGTTCGGTACTGGATCTCACGGACCAATACGGAATCGGCCTGATGGCCTCCTCGACGCACCCGTTTGCCGCCTGGGAAACGCAGGCAGTCACGCCGCGGGACCGCTACCGCGAGTTTGCGGTCATGTACCAGTCGGTGATCCGGCAGCTGCTGGCAAGCGGGATGCATGTGCACGCGGGCTTCGGGACGCCCGATGAACGCGTTCAGGTGATGACGGCGATGCGCAGCTATCTCCCGCTGTTCCTGACGCTGTCCGGATCGTCTCCGTTCAGTGGCGGACATGTCACGGGATTCAAGTCTTCCCGCATGAATCTCATGGCAGCGCTGCCCCGGTCGGGCCTGCCGCCGGTGCTCTCGTCATGGGCGGATTACGATCGGATCGTCGACAACTATCGTCGCCTCGATTTCGTCAGGGACGGTTCGGAGATCTGGTGGGATCTCCGTCCTTCGGTCAAATTCCCGACGCTGGAACTCCGAATTGCCGACGTCTGTCCCGATATCGACGATGGCATGTCGATCGTGGCGCTCTACACCTGTCTGGTCCGGCACCTCCTGGATGCCGTCCGTACGGGGCCGCTGCCGGTCGACCCCCCGCCCGAGATCATCCAGCAGAACCGATGGCTGGCCCAGCGATACGGCGTGGTGGCGTTCCTTGCCGACTTCGAGTCGGGGACCCGCGTTGACCTCGTGGATTACGTCGACGAACTGCTGGACATGTTGTCGGCAGATGCGGCGGCGCTCGATTGTCAAAAGGAAGTGGCGCACGTGCGAAACATCATCCGCGAGGGCAGCAGCGCCGATCGCCAGCTCGACCACTTTCGGCTCTGTCGCCTCGAGGGGGCAGGGGTCGAGGAGGCGCTCCGCTCGGTGGCACAGCTCATCGTGTCCGAGACCCGCCGAGGTGCGGAGGCCGAACTCGAATCCTGA
- the mnmA gene encoding tRNA 2-thiouridine(34) synthase MnmA yields the protein MNRRCRVVVAMSGGVDSSVVAALLHDAGHEVVGITLHLYGRGSRNAGTKTCCAGQDVYDARRVADHLGIPHYVLDYEKRFQDNVMQDFADRYAEGVTPVPCVLCNQRVKFRDLLDTAMELDADWMATGHYVRRVEGPRGPELHRAADASKDQSYFLFATSRTQLERLRFPLGGFSKEQTRQAAVRAGVGVAEKPESQDICFVPDGDYRDIVRTLRPDTAAVGDIVHVDGRVLGSHAGITGFTVGQRRGLGVTDAGQPLYVVRIDAAERRVVVGPKESLGVSGISIRDVNWLADEASEPGTELNDVQLRVRSTHRGTSGRVRLLAGGRAEVSFQSPEQAVAPGQAAVFYRGSRVLGGGWIEPRSSWPPARDRDEGRAL from the coding sequence ATGAACCGCCGCTGCCGCGTCGTCGTCGCCATGTCCGGCGGCGTTGACAGCTCGGTCGTGGCGGCGCTGCTGCATGATGCGGGACACGAAGTCGTCGGCATTACGCTGCACCTGTACGGCCGGGGAAGCCGCAATGCCGGCACGAAGACGTGCTGCGCTGGCCAGGACGTATACGACGCGCGTCGCGTGGCCGACCATCTCGGCATCCCGCACTATGTGCTCGACTACGAAAAGCGGTTTCAGGACAACGTGATGCAGGACTTTGCCGACCGGTACGCTGAAGGCGTGACCCCGGTTCCGTGCGTCCTCTGCAATCAGCGGGTGAAGTTCCGTGACCTGCTGGATACGGCGATGGAGCTCGACGCCGACTGGATGGCGACCGGCCACTACGTCCGGCGGGTTGAGGGCCCGCGCGGTCCCGAGCTCCACCGAGCTGCCGACGCGTCAAAGGACCAAAGCTACTTCCTGTTTGCCACCAGCCGCACACAGCTCGAACGGCTTCGCTTTCCATTGGGGGGGTTCTCCAAGGAACAAACGCGTCAGGCCGCGGTTCGGGCCGGCGTCGGCGTGGCCGAGAAGCCGGAGAGCCAGGACATCTGTTTTGTTCCTGACGGCGACTATCGCGACATCGTTCGCACACTGCGCCCGGACACCGCTGCGGTGGGAGACATCGTTCACGTGGATGGCCGGGTGCTTGGCAGCCACGCCGGGATCACCGGGTTCACGGTCGGCCAGCGGCGCGGTCTCGGGGTCACCGACGCGGGCCAGCCCCTCTACGTGGTCCGAATCGACGCCGCTGAACGACGCGTGGTCGTGGGCCCGAAGGAGTCGCTCGGGGTATCCGGCATTTCGATCCGCGACGTGAACTGGCTCGCAGACGAGGCGTCGGAGCCCGGAACCGAGCTGAACGATGTGCAGCTTCGGGTGCGCTCCACGCATCGCGGTACCAGTGGCCGCGTACGGCTCTTGGCCGGGGGCCGGGCAGAGGTGTCGTTTCAGTCTCCCGAACAGGCCGTTGCTCCGGGTCAGGCGGCGGTGTTCTACCGAGGATCACGGGTCCTGGGGGGAGGTTGGATCGAACCCAGATCGAGCTGGCCGCCGGCGAGGGATCGGGATGAGGGCCGTGCGTTGTGA
- a CDS encoding haloalkane dehalogenase, protein MAIEVLRAAADRFRDLPGWPFSPHYLEAVPGFDGCGPVRMHYVDEGGAGSPDALTFLLLHGHPTWAYLYRHIIPEIVRQGHRAVAPDLPGFGRSDKPADPWAYTFAGLRSSLIDLIERLDLREIVLVVHEWGGTLGMTIPHTMPERFVGLVCFNTWLATGGRPLPGGYQNWLATARAEPDLNVRSLMARTNRILTLAQCNAYQAPFPDASYKSALMALPRLFPTSRKDPGAELSQTAETWWSETFDGFAMLLAGMRDPIIPPDAMRALAGRIRGLGSPVAIGNAGHFVPEWGNEFTSDLVAEAQALYSRRTAEKSASGHAA, encoded by the coding sequence ATGGCCATAGAGGTCCTCCGCGCCGCCGCCGACCGGTTTCGGGATCTCCCGGGCTGGCCGTTTTCCCCGCACTATCTGGAGGCCGTGCCGGGCTTTGACGGTTGCGGGCCGGTCCGCATGCACTACGTGGACGAGGGAGGGGCTGGATCCCCGGACGCGCTCACGTTCCTGCTGCTGCATGGCCATCCGACGTGGGCGTATCTCTATCGGCACATCATTCCTGAAATCGTGCGGCAGGGGCACCGTGCGGTTGCTCCGGACCTGCCGGGGTTCGGTCGGTCCGACAAGCCCGCGGATCCCTGGGCCTACACGTTCGCCGGCCTCCGCTCCAGTCTGATTGACCTGATCGAGCGTCTCGACCTGCGGGAAATCGTTCTGGTCGTGCACGAATGGGGCGGCACGCTCGGCATGACGATCCCGCACACGATGCCGGAGCGGTTCGTCGGTCTGGTGTGCTTCAACACGTGGCTGGCCACCGGGGGCCGGCCGCTTCCCGGCGGCTATCAGAACTGGCTGGCCACCGCTCGCGCGGAGCCCGACCTGAACGTGCGGTCGTTGATGGCCCGGACCAACCGGATCCTGACGCTCGCCCAGTGCAACGCCTACCAGGCGCCCTTTCCGGACGCCTCGTACAAGTCGGCACTCATGGCGCTGCCGCGGCTCTTCCCGACGTCGCGGAAGGATCCAGGTGCAGAATTGTCGCAGACAGCGGAAACGTGGTGGAGCGAGACCTTCGACGGCTTCGCGATGCTGCTCGCCGGCATGCGCGATCCGATCATCCCGCCTGATGCCATGCGCGCGCTGGCGGGGCGGATTCGCGGACTTGGCTCGCCGGTGGCCATTGGCAACGCTGGCCATTTCGTTCCGGAATGGGGTAACGAATTCACGTCCGACCTGGTCGCGGAGGCACAGGCGCTCTACAGCCGGCGGACAGCCGAGAAGTCGGCCAGCGGACACGCGGCATGA
- a CDS encoding TRAP transporter large permease subunit: MDTLITLMPVLMFLALASLLFSGFPVAFVLGGVALGSGFLGLAADVFSFIEFFNIISRIWGGVCENLILVAVPMFIFMGTMLERSGVANDLLHCLQVLLRRVPGGLAMSVTIMGTIMAATTGIIGASVVMMTLLALPVMLERKYHPSLATGTISASGTLGILIPPSIMLVIMADLLSISVGTLFIAAVFPGLVLASLYIVYLFFRTRLNPTLAPPLPASEGPDSQAELVRMVLRSFFPPIFLIFLVLGSIFAGFATPTEAAGVGALGSIILAVFNRRLSRAVLKDVVGRTGLTCAMIFGIFIGATAFSYVFRSLGGDDLIHAFVEHMGLGSWGILFLMMGMVFLLGFFFDWVEITLIVLPLFAPIMETLDFGTHVAAGLVIPWVAVLIAVNLQTSFLTPPFGFALFYLKGVAPPSVKIQMVYRGIIPFVALQLVGLGFVIGFPEIALWLPGVLLD, translated from the coding sequence ATGGACACACTCATCACCCTGATGCCAGTCCTGATGTTCCTGGCGCTGGCATCGCTGCTGTTCAGCGGGTTTCCGGTTGCGTTCGTGCTGGGCGGCGTGGCCCTCGGTTCTGGCTTCCTCGGCCTTGCAGCCGACGTATTTTCATTCATTGAGTTCTTCAACATCATTTCCCGAATCTGGGGTGGCGTCTGCGAGAACCTGATCCTCGTCGCCGTGCCGATGTTCATTTTCATGGGCACGATGCTGGAGCGGTCCGGGGTCGCAAACGATCTGCTGCACTGCCTGCAGGTCCTGCTCCGCCGCGTGCCTGGCGGGCTGGCGATGTCCGTGACGATCATGGGCACCATCATGGCTGCCACCACCGGCATTATCGGCGCTTCGGTCGTGATGATGACATTGCTCGCGCTGCCGGTGATGCTCGAGCGCAAATACCACCCGTCTCTGGCAACGGGAACCATCAGCGCATCGGGGACGCTGGGGATTCTCATTCCTCCGTCGATCATGCTGGTGATCATGGCGGACCTGCTGTCGATCTCGGTGGGAACACTGTTCATAGCAGCCGTTTTCCCGGGCCTGGTCCTAGCCTCCCTGTACATCGTCTATCTGTTTTTCCGCACGCGCCTAAACCCGACGCTGGCGCCGCCGCTACCAGCGTCGGAAGGTCCGGATAGCCAGGCGGAACTGGTGCGGATGGTGCTGCGGTCATTCTTCCCGCCGATCTTCCTGATCTTCCTGGTGTTGGGCTCGATCTTTGCCGGTTTCGCGACACCGACGGAGGCCGCCGGGGTTGGCGCACTGGGTTCCATCATCTTGGCGGTGTTTAACCGTCGGCTGTCGAGGGCGGTCCTGAAAGATGTGGTCGGGCGGACCGGCCTGACCTGCGCCATGATCTTCGGGATCTTCATCGGGGCGACCGCGTTTTCGTACGTCTTCCGGTCGCTGGGCGGAGACGACTTGATCCACGCGTTCGTCGAGCACATGGGGCTCGGGTCGTGGGGCATCCTGTTCCTGATGATGGGGATGGTGTTCCTGCTTGGCTTCTTCTTCGACTGGGTCGAGATCACGCTGATCGTGCTGCCGCTGTTCGCCCCGATCATGGAGACGCTGGACTTCGGGACGCACGTTGCCGCCGGACTGGTGATCCCGTGGGTTGCCGTGCTGATCGCCGTGAACCTGCAGACGTCGTTCCTGACGCCACCGTTCGGTTTCGCGCTTTTCTATCTGAAGGGTGTGGCGCCACCGAGCGTCAAGATCCAGATGGTCTACCGCGGTATCATTCCGTTCGTGGCGCTGCAGCTGGTGGGCCTCGGCTTTGTCATCGGCTTCCCGGAGATCGCTCTGTGGTTGCCCGGCGTCCTTCTCGACTGA
- a CDS encoding TRAP transporter small permease subunit, with protein MSMDNSGSVQAPERHPLVRFSRALDRGLTFAGMVGSWLSIPLIFIIIFDIVTRRFLVLGSTKLQEMEWHLHAALFLLALGFGYLRNSHVRIEVVRERFSQLWKARLEVTGITLFLIPYAALVIWFGLDFAQRSFSMNEVSSALTGLSHRWIIKSFVPFGMLLLLVAGVAVLLRNLAYLVLLETGQAAAALELSKSLPELRNPEEELRAAAAQETQAIRGEQ; from the coding sequence ATGTCCATGGACAATTCTGGGAGCGTCCAGGCGCCGGAGCGACATCCGCTGGTGCGCTTCAGTCGCGCGCTCGACCGCGGGCTTACCTTTGCCGGGATGGTTGGGTCATGGCTGTCGATCCCCCTGATCTTCATCATCATCTTTGACATCGTGACTCGCCGCTTCCTGGTGCTTGGCTCGACAAAACTGCAGGAGATGGAATGGCACCTCCATGCGGCGTTGTTCCTGTTGGCGCTGGGCTTCGGCTACCTGCGGAACTCCCATGTCCGGATCGAGGTCGTCCGTGAACGGTTTTCTCAGCTCTGGAAGGCCCGGCTCGAGGTCACCGGCATCACGCTGTTCCTGATCCCATATGCAGCGCTCGTGATCTGGTTCGGTCTCGACTTTGCCCAGCGGTCATTCAGCATGAATGAGGTGTCGTCTGCCCTCACCGGTCTGTCCCATCGATGGATCATCAAGTCGTTCGTGCCATTTGGAATGCTGCTGCTGCTTGTCGCCGGCGTGGCGGTCCTGCTCAGGAACCTGGCGTACCTCGTGCTGCTCGAGACCGGCCAGGCGGCAGCCGCGCTTGAACTGTCCAAGTCGCTTCCCGAGCTCCGTAATCCGGAAGAGGAGCTCCGCGCGGCGGCCGCCCAGGAAACACAGGCCATCAGGGGAGAGCAGTAA
- a CDS encoding PhoX family phosphatase, protein MGRSSIRTPVATDFEVVVHRRLSRRGFLGGAAALSATAFVMGAARAKPAPPDPARGPLPFSSVAANTRDTVTVPEGYSWHVVVRWADAMWSDGHPLDPVTGGTGASQERAFGDNNDGMELFTIGHRTLLAVNNEYVNRHILFGTSGSGLPRTADDVRKSKAAHGVSIVEVRQQNGTWSVVSDSSYNRRITADTPMAITGPARGHHLLRTAADPAGIQSLGTWNNCGSGKTPWGTFLTCEENFHFYFASSDPEAELPDALARYGVQASDRNIGWSAHDERFDIARHPNEPNRVGYVVEIDPTDPLSIPRKRTALGRFKHENAELVVADSGRVVVYMGDDERGEFLYRFISDGHYREGGDNAGLLEAGTLFAARFDDDGSGAWLPLTPETTGLPSAADICVHTRQAASAVRATTMDRPEWVAANPTGPEVYCCLTNNTHRGKEPNSGGDPTPVNGPNPRAENRYGQIVRWRPTRGDHASSTFSWDLYVVAGNPAVHTGPNAGSPNLTTENMFNSPDGLAFDSTGMLWIQTDGAYSDEGDFAGQGNNQMLLGHPATGEIRRFLVGPKECEVTGVTWSADRKTMFVGIQHPGEKGGSHFPGGGDTIPRSAVIAVTRDDGGRIG, encoded by the coding sequence GTGGGTAGATCGTCCATCCGCACGCCGGTGGCCACGGACTTCGAGGTCGTGGTCCACCGACGGCTCTCACGACGCGGATTCCTTGGCGGGGCCGCCGCGCTGAGTGCGACTGCCTTCGTGATGGGGGCGGCCCGGGCCAAGCCCGCGCCGCCCGACCCGGCTCGCGGTCCCCTTCCATTCAGTTCGGTCGCCGCCAACACCCGTGACACTGTCACCGTGCCCGAGGGTTACAGCTGGCATGTCGTCGTGCGGTGGGCCGACGCGATGTGGTCAGACGGACATCCGCTCGACCCGGTCACCGGCGGGACCGGGGCCAGCCAGGAGCGTGCGTTCGGCGACAACAACGACGGGATGGAGTTGTTCACGATCGGCCACCGGACACTCCTCGCGGTCAACAACGAGTACGTCAACCGCCACATCCTGTTTGGAACGTCAGGCTCCGGGCTGCCCCGAACCGCCGACGACGTGCGCAAGAGCAAGGCGGCGCACGGTGTGTCGATCGTCGAGGTCCGTCAGCAAAACGGGACCTGGTCCGTCGTGTCGGACTCCTCCTACAACCGGCGGATCACGGCGGATACGCCTATGGCGATCACTGGACCCGCCCGCGGACATCACCTGCTCCGGACGGCCGCGGATCCTGCCGGTATCCAGAGCCTTGGTACCTGGAACAATTGCGGAAGCGGCAAGACCCCCTGGGGCACGTTCCTTACCTGCGAGGAGAACTTCCACTTCTACTTCGCGTCGAGTGATCCCGAAGCGGAACTCCCCGATGCGCTCGCGCGTTACGGGGTCCAGGCGTCTGACCGCAACATCGGCTGGAGCGCCCACGACGAGCGCTTCGACATCGCAAGACATCCCAATGAACCCAACCGCGTGGGTTACGTCGTGGAGATCGACCCGACCGATCCCTTGTCGATTCCGAGGAAACGTACCGCGCTTGGCCGGTTCAAGCACGAAAACGCGGAACTGGTCGTGGCCGACTCCGGGCGGGTGGTCGTCTACATGGGGGACGATGAGAGGGGCGAGTTTCTCTACCGGTTCATCAGTGACGGGCACTACCGCGAAGGCGGGGACAACGCGGGACTTCTGGAAGCGGGCACGCTGTTCGCGGCCCGGTTTGACGACGATGGCAGCGGTGCGTGGCTCCCACTCACACCGGAAACCACCGGGCTTCCTTCCGCGGCGGACATTTGCGTGCATACGCGACAGGCGGCCTCCGCTGTCCGCGCAACGACCATGGATCGCCCTGAATGGGTAGCCGCAAACCCGACCGGGCCCGAGGTGTACTGCTGTCTCACGAACAACACGCACCGCGGCAAGGAACCCAACAGCGGAGGCGACCCCACCCCGGTCAACGGCCCGAACCCGAGGGCGGAAAACCGCTACGGCCAGATCGTGCGTTGGCGGCCTACGAGGGGCGATCACGCCTCGTCCACGTTCTCCTGGGACCTCTACGTGGTGGCGGGAAATCCGGCCGTTCACACGGGTCCGAACGCCGGCTCACCCAACCTCACCACGGAGAACATGTTCAATTCTCCCGACGGCCTGGCGTTTGACAGCACGGGGATGCTGTGGATCCAGACCGACGGGGCGTACTCGGACGAAGGCGACTTTGCCGGTCAGGGCAACAACCAGATGCTGCTGGGCCACCCGGCGACCGGCGAGATCCGACGCTTCCTGGTGGGCCCGAAAGAGTGCGAAGTCACCGGTGTGACCTGGAGCGCCGATCGAAAGACCATGTTCGTCGGAATCCAGCATCCTGGCGAAAAAGGCGGCAGCCACTTTCCCGGCGGCGGCGACACGATCCCCCGGTCTGCCGTGATCGCCGTCACCCGTGACGACGGCGGGCGCATCGGCTGA
- a CDS encoding ABC transporter permease produces the protein MRPAVGARLGAWKRFRRHGPAVAAAVVLVVLGLMALAFPLAEAALGLQAETIDLLARLSGPSWGHPIGTDELGRDLLLRLLQGARVSLFVGLAAALVATVIGAALGLAAGYFGGWLDAVLMRITDFVIALPLLPLLIVMAAADLSRLGLDADRPEHATLRIILILALVGWTTVARLARGAALVVREREYVQAARALGTGSTTILIRHVLPNALSPIVVAATLSVGNLILTESVLSFLGLGIQPPLASWGGMLTGAQGMIREAPQLAVWPGLLIFVTVVAFNVLGDGIRDAFDVEADVPGLRSR, from the coding sequence GTGAGGCCGGCTGTGGGTGCCCGCCTCGGCGCCTGGAAGCGGTTTCGCCGCCATGGTCCCGCAGTCGCCGCTGCCGTCGTGCTGGTCGTTCTGGGGCTGATGGCACTTGCCTTTCCCCTGGCTGAAGCGGCGCTCGGCCTGCAAGCCGAAACCATCGATCTGCTGGCCCGCCTTTCGGGCCCAAGCTGGGGCCACCCCATCGGGACCGACGAACTCGGCCGCGATCTTCTGCTCCGTCTCCTCCAAGGTGCCCGGGTATCGCTGTTTGTCGGGCTGGCGGCAGCGCTGGTGGCGACCGTGATCGGCGCGGCGCTCGGACTTGCGGCCGGCTACTTCGGTGGATGGCTCGATGCGGTGCTCATGCGGATCACGGACTTCGTGATAGCTCTGCCGCTCCTGCCGCTTCTCATTGTCATGGCCGCAGCCGACCTCTCGCGTCTGGGCCTCGATGCCGATCGTCCTGAGCACGCGACTCTCAGGATCATCCTGATTCTGGCGCTGGTCGGCTGGACAACCGTCGCACGACTGGCGAGGGGAGCGGCGTTGGTGGTGCGCGAGCGGGAATACGTTCAGGCGGCCCGCGCCCTCGGCACCGGTTCGACCACCATCCTGATCCGGCACGTGCTGCCCAACGCGCTTTCGCCGATCGTCGTGGCAGCGACGCTGTCCGTGGGAAATCTGATTCTCACGGAATCGGTGCTGAGCTTCCTTGGGCTCGGGATTCAGCCGCCGCTCGCCAGTTGGGGCGGTATGCTGACGGGGGCCCAGGGGATGATCCGCGAGGCGCCACAGTTGGCAGTCTGGCCGGGTCTCCTCATCTTCGTGACGGTGGTCGCGTTCAACGTGCTGGGGGACGGTATTCGCGACGCGTTCGACGTGGAGGCCGACGTACCGGGCCTGCGGTCGCGGTAA
- a CDS encoding ABC transporter permease — MIRYLCRRAAGVALVLVIMSMVLYALIGLMPGDPIDVMVQADPRLTPADAARLKALYGLDLPLHERYLNWLGAALTGDFGYSRLHHRPVLELLWPRLGVTVELLGFSLLLSLALAIPAGVLAARSAYSWLDHLISLLSLGAYSVPAFWLALLLIMAFSVELGWLPASGSGNLAEDGTQAWRHMVLPVVTLSAATVGGFIRFVRAAMMEELRRDYVRTARAKGLRERRVIFRHALKNALVPVITIVGLSLGTLVSGALVTETMFAYPGMGKLIYDAVMASDYNLALVSLLFATLLVLLGNLAADLTYAWMDPRVRIGAAVS; from the coding sequence GTGATCCGTTATCTCTGCCGGCGTGCCGCCGGGGTAGCGCTGGTACTGGTCATCATGTCGATGGTGCTCTACGCGCTGATCGGCCTGATGCCTGGGGACCCCATCGACGTCATGGTGCAGGCGGATCCGCGGCTCACCCCCGCGGACGCCGCCCGCCTCAAGGCTCTCTATGGCCTGGATCTCCCTCTCCACGAGCGATACCTGAACTGGCTGGGAGCCGCGCTCACCGGCGATTTCGGTTACTCGAGGCTGCACCATCGACCGGTGCTCGAACTGCTCTGGCCGCGTCTCGGCGTGACGGTGGAGCTGCTCGGATTCAGCCTCCTCCTGTCGCTCGCCCTTGCGATTCCGGCCGGCGTGCTGGCTGCCCGGAGTGCCTATTCGTGGCTGGACCACTTGATCAGCCTGTTGTCGCTCGGCGCCTACTCCGTGCCGGCGTTCTGGCTGGCCCTGCTGCTGATCATGGCGTTTTCGGTCGAACTCGGGTGGCTGCCGGCAAGCGGCAGCGGCAATTTGGCTGAAGACGGCACGCAGGCTTGGCGCCACATGGTGTTGCCGGTGGTCACCCTTAGCGCCGCCACGGTCGGCGGGTTCATCCGGTTCGTCCGCGCGGCAATGATGGAAGAACTGCGTCGTGACTACGTGCGTACCGCCCGGGCGAAAGGACTTCGCGAACGGCGGGTGATCTTTCGGCACGCACTGAAGAACGCCCTGGTCCCCGTGATCACGATCGTCGGGCTCTCTCTCGGCACATTGGTCTCCGGTGCGCTGGTGACCGAGACCATGTTCGCGTATCCGGGCATGGGAAAGCTCATCTACGACGCGGTGATGGCAAGCGATTACAACCTTGCCCTCGTGAGCCTGCTGTTCGCCACGCTGCTGGTGCTGCTGGGCAATCTCGCCGCTGACCTCACATATGCATGGATGGATCCGCGTGTCCGGATCGGGGCGGCAGTGTCGTGA